In Euphorbia lathyris chromosome 10, ddEupLath1.1, whole genome shotgun sequence, a single genomic region encodes these proteins:
- the LOC136208855 gene encoding uncharacterized protein, with the protein MEPKSIEISHDEKNTRVEDTKSYNHIARGVPSSPRDYSRSPRDYSHINIDDRKGDKAVAQIASANEDKSGDVNMEADIATDDVIKAGGFGARDDINSFLPGAIDSTDFEASILDARNYEEPQEDKCRHGLGWRESTDGK; encoded by the exons ATGGAACCCAAGTCAATTGAAATTTCTCATG ATGAAAAGAACACAAGGGTGGAAGATACTAAATCCTATAATCATATTGCAAGAGGTGTTCCCAGCTCTCCAAGAGATTACTCCAGATCTCCAAGAGATTACTCGCACATTAACATTGACGATCGGAAAGGTGACAAGGCAGTTGCCCAAATTGCGTCTGCTAATGAGGATAAATCTGGGGATGTAAATATGGAGGCTGATATAGCAACTGATGATGTTATAAAAGCTGGAGGTTTCGGAGCTAGAGATGATATAAATAGCTTTCTTCCTGGTGCAATTGATTCAACTGACTTTGAAGCATCAATCCTTGATGCCAGAAACTATGAAGAACCACAGGAAGATAAATGCAGACATGGTCTTGGCTGGAGGGAATCCACTGATGGAAAATAG
- the LOC136208854 gene encoding cytokinin dehydrogenase 1, giving the protein MGSQPCAFIKQKTIMFLRFLMILFLCSKPQESFICSKKSLMNSTVLSYKTSSNIPPLETLNLDGYLRFDNIEYAAKDFGNRFSYLPSAVVYPNSVSDIASIIKHVFNMGSSSNITVAARGHGHSLQGQSQAHQGIVINMESLKGPEMWIHTGDDGEPPYVDVSGGELWINVLHETLKYGFAPKSWTDYLHLTVGGTLSNAGVSGQAFRHGPQISNVFQLEVVTGKGDVITCSEQQNADLFYGVLGGLGQFGIITRARISLERAPKMVRWIRVLYSDFSKFSNDQEHLISSRNSFDYIEGFVNINRTDLLKNWRSSFNPKDPLQASQIISDGRTLYCLEIAKYFNPEEFDIMNKKTEELLSELSYIPSTVFLSEVPYVDFLDRVHASEKKLRAKGLWEVPHPWINLLVPKGKMFEFAQEVFGNILTDNSNGPILIYPVNKSK; this is encoded by the exons ATGGGATCACAGCCTTGTGCTTTTAtcaaacagaaaactattatgTTCCTGAGATTTTTGATGATCTTGTTCTTGTGTTCTAAGCCACAGGAATCATTCATATGTTCAAAAAAATCCTTAATGAACTCAACTGTGCTATCTTACAAAACTTCCTCCAACATCCCTCCATTAGAAACACTTAATCTAGATGGTTACTTGAGGTTTGACAATATTGAATATGCTGCTAAGGACTTTGGCAACAGATTCAGTTATCTGCCATCAGCAGTTGTGTATCCGAATTCAGTTTCAGATATTGCTTCTATCATAAAACATGTTTTCAATATGGGTTCCAGTTCAAATATAACAGTAGCTGCAAGAGGCCATGGGCACTCCCTTCAAGGTCAATCACAAGCTCATCAAGGAATAGTAATTAACATGGAATCACTCAAAGGTCCAGAGATGTGGATTCATACCGGAGACGACGGAGAACCGCCTTATGTGGATGTCTCAGGTGGTGAGTTGTGGATTAATGTTCTGCATGAAACTCTCAAATATGGGTTTGCACCAAAATCTTGGACAGACTACCTTCATCTCACTGTTGGTGGAACCTTATCAAACGCTGGAGTTAGTGGACAGGCATTCCGACATGGACCCCAAATCAGCAATGTCTTTCAGCTGGAAGTTGTAACAG GAAAGGGAGATGTAATTACCTGTTCAGAGCAGCAAAACGCAGATCTCTTTTATGGTGTTCTTGGAGGACTAGGACAGTTCGGCATAATCACTCGGGCAAGGATCTCTCTTGAACGGGCCCCTAAAatg GTGAGATGGATCAGAGTACTGTATTCAGACTTCTCCAAATTCTCCAATGACCAAGAGCACTTAATCTCATCTCGAAATTCTTTTGACTATATTGAAGGATTTGTAAATATAAACAGAACTGATCTCCTCAAAAACTGGAGGTCTTCCTTCAATCCCAAAGACCCTCTTCAAGCCAGCCAAATCATTTCAGATGGAAGAACTCTCTATTGTTTGGAAATTGCAAAATACTTCAACCCAGAAGAGTTTGATATCATGAACAAG AAAACGGAGGAGTTGTTGTCCGAACTAAGTTACATCCCGTCCACGGTTTTCCTGTCAGAAGTTCCTTACGTTGATTTCTTGGACAGAGTACATGCATCTGAGAAAAAGCTCCGAGCAAAAGGTTTATGGGAAGTTCCACACCCGTGGATAAATCTTCTGGTTCCTAAAGGCAAAATGTTTGAGTTTGCTCAAGAAGTCTTCGGCAACATTCTTACTGACAACAGCAATGGACCCATTCTGATTTATCCAGTCAACAAGTCCAAGTAA